From the Corynebacterium zhongnanshanii genome, the window TGCTGCATTCCTGCCCTGGGGGAGTTCACAAGATACACGCCGCGCGGAATCCGAAGTTCAGCTTATCTTACGGATCGGCAGGCGGGCAAACGGATCGTCAGGTAAGCAAACCCTCCCACCTCGCCAATAAGGCCTCTATGGGAGCCGATTTGGTTTTTGGAGGAGTTCTTGTGTACCCTTTTTCAAGAACGCTCAAGCACGGCTCCCTGCGAGCAAGGTTTGATCGTTTGGCCTGGAGGATTCGACTAGCGGCCTATGTCACACGCCTGGAACGCGTGCGGGAGTCACATCCCTCAGGGGTTCAAATCCCCTATCCTCCGCCACAGATTTGCCCCAGTTCAGCAATGAGCTGGGGTTTAGTCGTATCTGTGCAGGTGGGGCACTGTCGTTGTATATTCCATACAAGACCATTTGGGACACCCCCCCGGCGGTCAAAGTTTGATCAAAATAATCGGGTTATGCGACAAAATGCGTGTCGGCTGTCAGCGTGTCGCAGGCGGATTGCGAGGCGTCTCGGCACAACCATAGGATTATTTCGCTCTTTCGAGATTTTGTCCTGGGGAAATGCTCAAGAGCTGCGACAAAGTCCTATGGTTGTGCCAGCGTGCTTACTGCCGGCAGGGCTGGCAATGTCCTAGCCGGTGCAGTGAGGACCGTCACGGCCACTGCACATGTGGATTACAGTCTTATCGACGCCCAGAAAGCGCGTCCCTGTTCACAATGGTACCCGACAGGTCTTTTGGAGTAGATTCTTGAGCTTATGAAGCTACCTAGATCGCCCAGTGAAGCGATTACCGAAAATGGCGGCGATCATGAACCAAAAAGTATAGTAGAAATACACCGGAAACTACCGCTGCCACTATTCCAATAATTATCCCATTCATCGCGATTCCAAATGCCAGCATAAGTATCGCAGCCAAAACAGCAATACGAAATATGGCTACCTCTTTCTTATTGTTGTTATTCCTCATAATTCATCACCATAGTTGGATACAAGCAGCGTCGGAAACCATTCCGCCCGCCCCAAGCGTAGCATAGGCCACAATACATGTTGCAACTTTTCCTATTCCGCGTTCTTCACGAGCTTTTTATGCAATGTGTTCCGATTGTTCGCGAGCTTTTACGATCTCGGCTTCGTATTCATTATCAGAGATGTATTGAGGCTCCACATTTTGTGCATCGCCATCGAGTGGTTTCTTTGCTTGTTGCTCCATTGCGTTTCATCTGAGAGCAGCAGTGGCAGCGTGGTCGATTCTTTGGCCTGGAGGATAGAACGCCACCGCTGCATACCACAGGGTGGTTTCAACACCGGGACATTCAGCATGTAGGTTATTTAACAAAGTCAGTTCGCCAACTTTTCTAAATTGACGAACCGGACAATATATTAGGGTTTATTTTTCGAAAATAGAGCCCGAAGCCCTTTTCCTTGTAGTTCTGGATTATTTTTCATTCGTTTTTTTAACCCGTTAGCGATGCCGATGCTGCCTCCAGCAAAAACTACAACTGCAGTTAGCCACAGTGGCATGATGCTCTCCTTTTAGCAGTGAGTGGATATCCATGTCCACAATACCGTTTCATCTGCAGCTGCCTTGGCTTCGATCTAGAGAGATGACAGCTGTTGATGCTAGCACTGAAGCGCCTCATGTTTCGTTCCGTGTGAATAGATGGGAAAACCTGCTCACACGGAACACAACTCGGGATACTTCGGACGGGCCGCGGCACAACCATAGGATTTTGTGGGAGCTCGCGCTGCAAAACCCCAGATCGCGATTTCTTGAGGGTCACAAAGTCCTATGGTCGTGCCGTTGCCTTTCGACCGCGACCCACCTACCGTGAGTATGTGCAGCACGCTGCCAAGACATCACATAGAGGAGAACATCACATGTCCCAAGGAGACCAGCACAGTGCGCCCACGTCCTCTCCTCCCCACCCACTCGCCTCCCAACCACACGCCTCCCAGCCTCACCCTCCCCAGCTCAGCACCCTGGACAAGTTCCTACCACTGTGGATCCTGCTGGCGATGACCGCCGGTATCCTCCTCAGCACCTACACCCCCAGCGTCCCGCGCGCCCTGGAAAGCGTCACAATCGGCGGCACCAGCCTTCCCATCGCGATCGGCTTGCTGGTCATGATGTACCCGCCGCTCGCGAAAGTCCGCTACGACAAAGCCGCGAAGATCGCCGCCGATAAGCGCCTGATGGCCCTGTCTCTCACACTTAATTGGCTGGTCGGACCACTGTTCATGTTCGCGCTCGCCTGGCTGTTCCTGCCTCAGGATCCAGAGCTGCGCACCGGTCTGATCATCGTGGGCCTGGCGCGCTGCATCGCCATGGTCTTGGTGTGGACGGATTTGTCCTGCGCGGATCGGGAGCTGACGGCTGTGCTTGTGGCTATCAATGCCGTGTTCCAGGTGCTGATGTTTGGCGTGTTGGGCTGGTTCTACCTGCAGGTTTTGCCGTCGTGGCTGGGTCTTGAGACCACGTCGGCGGAGTTTTCCTTCCTAGCCATCGCCGCGTCCGTCCTCATTTTCTTGGGCATTCCGCTGCTGGCTGGCGTGGCGTCTCGCATTATCGGCGAGCGGACGAAGGGCCGCGAGTTCTACGAAAACGTCGTCATCCCCAAGATCTCTCCCCTCGCGCTCATTGGTTTGTTGTACACGATTGTGTTGTTGTTTTCTTTGCAGGGCCAGCAGTTGGTTGCACAGCCGTGGACGGTGGTGCGCGTGGCTGCGCCGCTGTTGATCTATTTTGTGGTGATGTTCGGGGTGTCACTGTGGGCGTCGAAGGCGGTGGGCTTGAATTATGCGCAGTCGACCTCGGTGGCGTTTACGGCTGCGGGTAATAATTTCGAACTGGCGATTGCGGTGTCGATCGGCACGTTTGGTGCGTCTTCCGCGCAGGCGTTGGCGGGGACGATTGGGCCGCTGGTGGAGATTCCTGTACTGGTGGGTTTGGTCTATGTGGTCCTGTGGTTGGGACCGAAATTATTTACCTCCGACGCCACAGCGCCCCATTCCCCCAGCCCCACCCCAACGTCAACCTCGTCGGAGACATAGCTCCCCCGCTCGCGGAAGCTGAACACAGATAGCCTTCCAGTTAACAAGCACGTAAACACAGCAAGAACTTATTGTGACAAAAGAGCCGCGCGCGCCGGCACTGAAGCAACGCGAGAAAGCAGCATCACTGCAGTTAGCAGCACCACGAGCAAGTTCCACGCGCGCCACTCGCACCATTCCGGCGCCACATTCTTTCCGTATAAAAAGTGTTGTCCTAGCGGCATTCGCGCTTTACCCTCCTGAAGTAGATTGGCCCGCGCAATCGAACGGCCAATCGCCGTATTGTCCATTGACCACACCCTCATAGCGCGAGCCCACACTGTGAGCCACACACTGTGGCCCCACGCCATGAGCCTTCGTCAGGAGTAACCATGTCCGTTTTCCGCCGTTCGGTTGTCGCATTAGCTGGAACCTCCGCTGTTTTAGCTGGTAGCTCCGCACTTCTTTCCGGCCCGTTCGCACCCAGCGCGAACGCCGAAACCGTCACAGAGTCCTACCCAGAAACCCCCGCTATCAACCCAGCGCTGCCGATCATCCACACCTCCCACGGCAGCGACCACCAAAAGGCCAACATTTTGAACCCGAAGCCGGTCTGCAACGCGTGGGAGGACTACCGCACCGTGGTGTACAAGGCAACGGATAAGTTCATGCCTGCCGGTACGATCTCCACCACGAATCAGACGGACAAGGACATTCCGTTGCAGCAGGATCTGTCCAAGACCCAAAGCATTTCTGTGGAGGTCAATGGCGATCGCACGGAGACCACGTCGGTGAATCTGGGTGCGTCGAAGGAGGGCGGATCTGCCGGTATTTCTCAAGAGATTGCCAAGAAGATCGGGGTCTCGGCGTCGTATTCCCTATCGTGGGAGGCAGGTCAGTCGATCGGGCCCTACAACGTCCCTCCGAAGCACACGGGCGAGGCCACGTATGGTTTCCGCGTGCTGAACATGACTGGTACGCAGCAGTACTGCAAGCCGAATGGTACGTGGTCCACGCCGACGTTCTGGTCGGCGCTGCAGCCGGTGAAGAACGAGGTGCGGGTG encodes:
- the arsB gene encoding ACR3 family arsenite efflux transporter, translating into MSQGDQHSAPTSSPPHPLASQPHASQPHPPQLSTLDKFLPLWILLAMTAGILLSTYTPSVPRALESVTIGGTSLPIAIGLLVMMYPPLAKVRYDKAAKIAADKRLMALSLTLNWLVGPLFMFALAWLFLPQDPELRTGLIIVGLARCIAMVLVWTDLSCADRELTAVLVAINAVFQVLMFGVLGWFYLQVLPSWLGLETTSAEFSFLAIAASVLIFLGIPLLAGVASRIIGERTKGREFYENVVIPKISPLALIGLLYTIVLLFSLQGQQLVAQPWTVVRVAAPLLIYFVVMFGVSLWASKAVGLNYAQSTSVAFTAAGNNFELAIAVSIGTFGASSAQALAGTIGPLVEIPVLVGLVYVVLWLGPKLFTSDATAPHSPSPTPTSTSSET